In Anas platyrhynchos isolate ZD024472 breed Pekin duck chromosome 22, IASCAAS_PekinDuck_T2T, whole genome shotgun sequence, the following proteins share a genomic window:
- the PGD gene encoding 6-phosphogluconate dehydrogenase, decarboxylating — protein MAEADIALIGLAVMGQNLILNMNDHGFVVCAFNRTVSKVDDFLANEAKGTKVIGAHSLEEMVSKLKKPRRIILLVKAGSAVDDFINKLVPLLETGDIIIDGGNSEYRDTTRRCKELMKKGILFVGSGVSGGEEGARYGPSLMPGGAKEAWPHIKTIFQSIAAKVGSGEPCCDWVGDEGAGHFVKMVHNGIEYGDMQLICEAYHLMKDVVGMEHDEMSKVFQEWNKTELDSFLIEITANILKFKDSDGKYLLPKIKDSAGQKGTGKWTAISALEYGVPVTLIGEAVFARCLSSLKEERVQASKLLKGPKVTQFSGDKKAFLEDIRKALYASKIISYAQGFMLLRQAAKEFGWTLNYGGIALMWRGGCIIRSVFLGKIKDAFDRNPELQNLLLDDFFKTAVEKCQDSWRRVISTGVQIGIPMPCFTTALSFYDGYRHEMLPANLVQAQRDYFGAHTYELLSKPGAFIHTNWTGHGGNVSSSAYNV, from the exons atggccga AGCCGACATCGCCCTGATCGGCCTGGCCGTGATGGGCCAGAACCTGATCCTCAACATGAACGACCACGGCTTCGTG GTCTGCGCTTTTAACAGGACGGTTTCCAAAGTGGATGACTTTCTGGCGAACGAGGCCAAAGGAACCAAAGTGATCGGCGCTCACAGCCTGGAGGAGATGGTCTCGAAGCTGAAGAAGCCCCGGCGCATCATCTTGCTGGTGAAGGCTGGAAGCGCGGTGGACGATTTCATCAATAAACTG GTGCCATTGCTGGAGACTGGAGACATCATAATTGATGGTGGGAATTCTGAGTACAGAGATACCACG AGACGTTGTAAGGAGCTGATGAAAAAGGGCATCTTATTTGTTGGGAGCGGTGTGAGTGGTGGAGAGGAGGGTGCCCGATATGGCCCTTCACTCATGCCAGGAGGAGCCAAAGAAGCCTG GCCCCATATCAAGACCATATTCCAAAGCATTGCTGCTAAAGTGGGATCTGGGGAACCTTGTTGTGACTgg GTAGGAGATGAGGGTGCTGGACACTTTGTGAAGATGGTGCACAATGGGATTGAGTATGGAGACATGCAGCTGATCTGTGAGGCCTACCACCTGATGAAAGATGTGGTGGGCATGGAGCATGATGAGATGTCAAAG GTATTTCAGGAATGGAATAAGACTGAGCTGGACTCTTTCCTGATTGAAATCACTGCCAATATTCTCAAATTCAAAGACAGCGATGGCAAATACCTCCTCCCAAAGATCAAGGACAGTGCAGGACAAAAAGGCACAGGGAAGTGGACAGCAATTTCTGCCCTGGAGTATGGAGTCCCTGTCACACTCATAG GTGAAGCTGTGTTTGCACGGTGCCTGTCTTCCCTCAAGGAAGAGAGAGTACAGGCCAGTAAGCTGCTGAAAGGGCCTAAAGTGACTCAGTTTAGTGGGGACAAGAAAGCCTTTCTGGAGGACATACGCAAG gcactgtaTGCGTCCAAGATTATCTCGTATGCCCAAGGCTTCATGCTGCTGAGACAAGCAGCCAAAGAATTTGGTTGGACACTGAATTATGGTGGCATTGCACTGATGTGGAGGGGAGGCTGCATCATCAGAAG TGTGTTCCTGGGAAAAATCAAAGATGCTTTTGATCGAAACCCTGAGCTCCAGAATTTGCTGTTGGATGATTTCTTTAAGACAGCTGTTGAAAAATGTCAG GACTCCTGGCGACGTGTAATTAGTACCGGAGTCCAGATTGGTATTCCTATGCCCTGCTTCACTACCGCACTTTCTTTTTATGATGGATACAGACATGAAATGCTACCAGCTAACCTGGTTCAG GCTCAGCGTGATTACTTTGGTGCACATACATATGAATTATTATCGAAGCCAGGTGCATTTATCCATACTAACTGGACAGGCCATGGAGGAAATGTGTCTTCTTCTGCCTACAACGTCTAa
- the CENPS gene encoding centromere protein S, with translation MAAARPRLRAGRETAPGPAMEAAGDEQRVLLEQRLRAAVHYTAGCLCQDVAEDKGMRFSKQAIAAIAEITFRQCENFARDLEMFARHAKRSTVTTEDVKLLTRRSNSLLKYITQKSEELTSNTMEQKEKKKKKSSAAKGGRNSEEHEAPVSESEDSSMA, from the exons AtggcggcggcgcggccccgcctCCGCGCTGGGCGGGAAACCGCGCCCGGGCCGGCCATGGAGGCGGCGGGCGACGAGCAGCGGGTGCTGCTCGAACAG AGGCTGCGGGCTGCGGTGCACTACACGGCCGGCTGCCTGTGCCAGGACGTCGCCGAGGACAAGGGCATGCGGTTCAGCAAGCAGGCCATCGCCGCCATCGCCGAGATCACCTTCAGGCAGTGTG aaaacttTGCAAGAGACCTCGAAATGTTTGCCAG GCATGCAAAACGAAGCACAGTCACTACAGAAGATGTGAAGCTTTTGACTAGAAGGAGCAATTCTTTG CTAAAGTACATCACACAGAAGAGTGAAGAACTCACATCAAATACCATGGaacaaaaggagaagaagaaaaagaaatccagtGCAGCTAAGGGAGGGAGAAATTCGGAGGAACATGAAGCACCAGTGTCTGAAAGTGAAGACTCCAGCATGGCATGA